TACACATCACATCCCATATGATGATGCGGAATTTTTTACGTAAATACAGGTATTGGCGGAATTTCAGTTTTCCGTAAGGGGGCCTGAACAATTTACTCCGGACATATTCCCCTGTCTTTTCGACATCAGACAAATATTTTCCGGTAGATGTTTTCCATCCTGATATATGTTGATAGGTATGATTGCCCACAGAGTGTCCGCTGTCTTTTATTTTCCGGTACAGATCCGGGTGAAGTTTTACATGTTTGCCGCAAACGAAAAAAGTAGCTTCGGCCTTGTATTGCTGTAATAAGTCCAGCACTTTGTCTGTAATACCGGGTGTAGGACCGTCGTCAAAGGTAAGG
Above is a window of Bacteroidales bacterium DNA encoding:
- a CDS encoding polysaccharide deacetylase family protein, with the translated sequence LTFDDGPTPGITDKVLDLLQQYKAEATFFVCGKHVKLHPDLYRKIKDSGHSVGNHTYQHISGWKTSTGKYLSDVEKTGEYVRSKLFRPPYGKLKFRQYLYLRKKFRIIIWDVMCMDFDRNTDPQTCFGHISNHAGKGSIIVFHDSAKAAANMLYALEQTLMVFSGKGYRFEKLQ